Proteins found in one Fusarium oxysporum Fo47 chromosome V, complete sequence genomic segment:
- a CDS encoding uncharacterized protein (expressed protein) — protein MEMMERDRALASRSLSKLEISSQGTTPNTTFSKKYSALCSRPLTRDSLLLDLRGDYDDYVQDPRYPWPHSFIVQDIVQAFAMIAMFLPNSNVTKLVTMFVNSSQCDEFRKSGVFDPKERSKVRPDRRTRPSYKFRDKELWKEWKEFYTRVTDYICLAVTLMKTQLSIEPTSERFKSSISCQGFISLCPHLKMKFTYYTFLPIVLLATSFHAGGCGSRARVYKFQTDAHYNEGLLDCPNGYGDVGCPFGTAAHDVQQHPPVNDGDHTHVAVRK, from the exons atggagatgatggagcGAGACAGGGCTTTG GCTTCAAGGAGTCTTTCCAAGCTGGAGATCTCGAGCCAGGGTACAACGCCAAATACAACCTTCTCCAAGAAATACTCCGCGCTATGCTCAAGACCCCTCAC CCGAGATTCTCTATTGCTTGACCTTCGCGGCGATTACGACGACTACGTCCAAGATCCGCGATATCCCTGGCCACACAGCTTCATCGTCCAAGACATTGTTCAAGCATTTGCTATGATAGCCATGTTCTTGCCAAACTCGAATGTCACAAAGCTAGTCACCATGTTTGTCAACTCAAGCCAGTGCGACGAGTTCAGAAAATCAGGAGTCTTTGATCCCAAGGAACGAAGCAAGGTGCGCCCTGATCGCCGAACCAGACCGAGTTATAAATTCCGCGATAAGGAGCTTTGGAAGGAGTGGAAGGAGTTTTACACAAGGGTTACAGACTATATCTGCTTAGCTGTAACGCTGATGAAAACTCAATTATCCATAGAGCCAACTAGTGAGAGGTTTAAATCAAG TATATCTTGTCAAGGATTCATTTCACTCTGCCCTCACCTTAAAATGAAGTTCACTTATTACACCTTTCTTCCCATTGTCCTCCTCGCCACTTCCTTTCACGCAGGAGGGTGTGGCTCAAGGGCGAGGGTATACAAATTTCAGACTGATGCGCACTATAATGAAGGTTTACTCGATTGCCCCAACGGCTACGGCGACGTGGGATGTCCCTTTGGCACTGCAGCTCACGACGTACAACAACATCCCCCTGTCAATGATGGTGACCA TACACATGTTGCCGTTAGGAAGTGA
- a CDS encoding ergosterol biosynthesis ERG4/ERG24 encodes MKAPKTPEYEFGGPIGATGIVFGLPILMQLLYLGCNDVSGCPAPALLEPKTLTWQKFKEQTPWPKEGIWGFMSWEVTGWLLAYYFLSLLLYRVLPAQEVYGTKLRESGKALRYRFNSFSSSVVQLVACAVGTYIYGAEFPVWTFMTTNYLQLLTTSTVLTFIVSLYVYIGSFSVKKGNPELRELARGGHTGRIIYDFFIGRELNPRVTLPIFGEIDIKSWLEMRTALTGWILFNCAFIAQQYRNYGYVSDSILVIATVQAYYVLEGQYSELGLLGMMDITQDGLGFMLTWGNMVWVPFLYSTQCRYLSVYPVHLGPVGVSAIATVFAIGLYIFRSSNNQKALFRKDPNHPAFANMTFIQTKRGTKLLTGGWWGMARHINYFGDWLQSLPFSLPTKFAGYVILPAGSAVAGNEVVKMLDGRLVTPDGAAPWGMLFTYFYSAWFGFLLIHRERRDDAACIEKYGKDWDEYKNKVRYRILPGVY; translated from the exons GCTGCAACGATGTTTCAGGATGTCCCGCGCCGGCGCTTCTTGAACCTAAAACATTGACGTGGCAAAAGTTCAAGGAGCAAACGCCCTGGCCGAAAGAGGGCATCTGGGGATTCATGAGCTGGGAGGTCACGGGGTGGCTTCTTGCTTATTATTTTCTGAGTCTGTTGCTTTATCGTGTTTTGCCGGCGCAGGAGGTTTATGGGACGAAGTTGAGGGAGTCGGGCAAGGCTCTGAGGTATCGCTTTAATT CCTTTTCTTCAAGCGTTGTGCAATTGGTCGCCTGCGCTGTTGGGACTTACATCTACGGCGCCGAATTTCCTGTCTGGACCTTCATGACCACCAACTACCTCCAACTTCTCACCACAAGCACCGTCCTAACTTTCATCGTCTCACTTTACGTCTACATCGGCAGTTTCTCCGTCAAGAAGGGCAATCCCGAGCTGCGCGAGTTGGCAAGAGGTGGACACACTGGTCGCATCATCTACGACTTCTTTATCGGCCGTGAGCTCAACCCTCGCGTCACGCTTCCCATTTTCGGTGAGATTGACATCAAGTCTTGGTTGGAGATGCGCACTGCTCTTACAGGCTGGATCTTGTTCAACTGTGCGTTTATTGCGCAGCAGTATCGCAACTACGGCTATGTTTCTGATAGTATCTTGGTCATCGCTACGGTGCAAGCTTACTACGTGCTTGAGGGTCAGTACTCAGAGCTTGGACTCCTGGGTATGATGGACATCACCCAAGATGGTCTTGGATTCATGCTCACCTGGGGTAACATGGTCTGGGTCCCTTTCCTTTACTCGACTCAGTGCCGCTACCTCTCTGTCTATCCCGTTCATCTGGGACCTGTCGGTGTTTCCGCTATCGCCACTGTCTTTGCCATCGGGCTGTACATCTTCCGATCCTCCAACAACCAGAAGGCTCTCTTCCGCAAGGACCCCAATCACCCTGCTTTCGCAAACATGACCTTCATCCAGACCAAGCGCGGAACCAAGCTTTTGACCGGCGGATGGTGGGGAATGGCCCGTCACATCAACTACTTTGGCGACTGGCTTCAGTCTCTTCCTTTTTCGCTGCCGACCAAGTTCGCTGGTTACGTTATTCTGCCAGCTGGTAGTGCCGTGGCAGGAAACGAGGTTGTCAAGATGCTGGATGGTCGCTTGGTGACTCCGGATGGCGCTGCGCCTTGGGGTATGTTGTTTACGTACTTTTACTCAGCTTGGTTCGGGTTCCTGCTTATTCATcgggagagaagagatgatgCTGCTTGCATTGAGAAGTATGGCAAGGATTGGGATGAGTATAAGAACAAGGTTAGATACAGGATCTTGCCTGGTGTATACTAA